DNA sequence from the Hippopotamus amphibius kiboko isolate mHipAmp2 chromosome 1, mHipAmp2.hap2, whole genome shotgun sequence genome:
CGTGCCCTCTTGCTGTTCCTCAGTTCCAGCGTctcccagcagagggcagcactGCCAGCGCGCTGTGGGCCATTTCTAGGTGGGGTGGAAAAGACCGTTCTGTTACATGTTGGTGGGAAGGCCCTCTTGCTTGGCATCACAGTGGGGCTCTCTTCTTgccacaggaagatcccaccgGCGGCTGAGCCTCCGTCCCACCTTGTCGGCTCCCCGCCACCTGCTCCCCTGAGCCCATCCTCTACGGGCAGTTGCCCCCGCCTTCCAGGCCACCCCCCCAGACCCGCCTGCCCAGCCTCCACGCCCCCCGCCAAGGACAGCCTTGTCCCCAGCTACCCTGCAGGCTCCCCCAGCGTGGCAGCCGCCTGCAGCCAGGCGGAGTGCATGGGCGGGAGCCAGGCTATCACCTCACCACTGCCTGCCAACACACCGTCCCCGTCCTTCAGCAAGCTCCCGCCTTCCAAGGCCAGCAAGTCGTCCAAAGGCAAGGACGGACTTGAGGTAGAGGCTCCTTCTCGAAAGCGCAAGTTATCCCCTGGGCCCACCACTTTCAAACGGACCTGCATCCTGGAGCCCACTGGAAAAGGCAAACCCTCTGGCTGCCGCGGCCTCTCGGCCAAGACTAAAACAGCTCTGGGCATGGGGCTTAATGGGACGGTGGGGCCAAGAGTGAAGCGCGCAGGGCCCCTGGACTGTCGGGGCTCCCCTCATCAGCCCCCCACACCGGTCAAGGCTTCTCAGCTGGACAGCCAGGGAGCGGCTGGACACTCGGCCAAGGCTTTGCCGACCGCCTGCCTCTCTGAGGAGGAGGCGGCCAAGAAGCGGAAGAACCTGGCCACTTACTGCCGGCCGGTGAAGGCCAAGCACTGCCAGGCTGGTGCCCCTGCCGACGCGGCCTGCTCTGTGCGCCGCAAGAAGCCGGGTCCAGCCCTGGCCTTTGAGGAGACGTGTTCTACACTGAAGGTACCAGCCCAGCTCCCTGAagagcaggggcaggggaggggcaggatggaTGAGGCTGGAGTGCACAGCAGGAACCTGACAAAAAGAGGTGCTTAAGTAAATGTTTGTGCAGGGACGGGAAGACTGGGGAAGTTGAGAGGGAGTTCCTGGGTCATCTTCTCTAGGGAGAGGTGACCCCAGCTTTTGCTTGGTGGGCCTTCCCCtatccccagccccctcccttggGCTAGGGAGATGttgcctctgcctctcccccttcccccgctTTTGCTTTAATCAAAGGGCCACTTTCTGAATTGTAGCCCTCACTCCAGGAACTGGAGCTACCTCTGTTCCCTGAAGGAAAGGAAGTTGGACTCCATGAGCTCTGATAAGAAAGGTTTGGGCAGTGGGGTTGAGCTTGGGTCCCTGAGCCGTGACCTAACACGCTGGGCACAAAGTGGGTGGGCTGGTCTTGTTCATTGGTTTTGCCTCCAGGCATCAGGGCATGAAAGGGCAGGGACCCAACTCAAGGTCCCCACATGCATGTCCGCCCACCTTGCACAGGTACCCACTGCCAGGTTTTCAGGTACAGGGCAAGCTCTCCAGGGTTTCTGGTAAAGCCAGCAGCCAGgtttatttgccttttctgaTGGGAGCCCTGGAGTAGCATGCTATGAGCTGTCCACACGACCTTAGCTGGGAGGAACGTATTgcaggtgggaagggagatgcCCTCCTGGTTTAGGCACTGGCCATATGCATACCAACACCTTTGGTGCTCATATGAGAGTAGTAAGTTTGACAGTTGCCCAGGGCCTGAGTGTGTGTTTGTCACACGTGCACATGGGTGATCTCCAGGCTGTCTCTGCTGGGCCAGCATTCATCTTCCCCCTTGCCCAGCTTTACTCACCAGACCAGCAGGAGGAAATCAAGCCTTAGCTTTTATGGCCCGCATAGTTCACTGGATAGGAGGAGAGGTAGACCCCCAGCTTGACCCTGTCTCTTGCCTCTTGTCTTCCTGCAGTCAAAAGCCCATTAACGAGAAAGTGCCTGCCCACTGCGATGGAGCCGCCagcacctcctcccctccagaTCCGGGCCCCAGGCTGCTGCCgctttttataactttatattattttttttaagaaaaaaaaaaactctttaaaatacCTCAAGACTGTCTCCCTGTTCTGTTGCtgctaagaaaatataaaaacagaaacacagaaaaggaaggaaagaaatgtaacaaaatgAGTGTCCTTACTGTCCCCAGCTGCACCCCAGGAGGCTGAGATGATAGGCAGCCAGACTCCCATCACTTGCCTGCAAAAAAATCTCTTCTGCTCGTATCTTTTTGTCCTTTTCATCTGTGGAAATGGCTGAGGGTTGTATCACTGGGGGAGTCTTACCTTGAGGAGGCATGTGGCTCTGGGCGAGCAAGGGGACCACAGTCCCGTTGGGAAAGGAAACTTGATGGAGGAGGGGAGCCACACTTCTGGCTCTACTCTTGCATCTTTGCCGTGAAGGTCTGTGGGAGTCAGCCTGTGGCCCTTTTCTGGTCTTCCAGCAACCTGGGGCCTCCATCCTGTCTCTGAAttactgcctcagtttcttcagctgttcCTGCCCTTCCTGCCTCTTACTAGTAGTAGCCTTACTTTCTCAACCACTGGAGCTTGAGTTGGTAATTGCACTCAGGATGTCCCTGATTTCTGTGGGACAGCCTGTTTGGGTCTCTCTCTCCATGGCCTGTGGGTTTACCCTTAGGGAAGGGGTACAGCCTCTCCCAGATAGGCCTCTTTAAGCTGAACTACACCTTtttgggaggcaggaagggaaaagGTATGATCACTTACAGAACTTCCCTTGGTGTGGGAGGCAGCAGGCCTGTGGGAGGCCCTAGTCCCTCAGGATCACCTGGCTCCCCAGGGCTGAGCAGATGGTGTGGAGGCGGCAAGGGCTGGAGTGCCCTAGTTTTTCCACTTGTCTCACTGGGGAATACAACTACTGTGCAGATAGGGAATACGACTGTTGCATGTCCCTCCTTTGGTCCTCAAACCTGAATTCACCAGGCACAGGGCACTAGTTTTTAGCCTtatcctttcctttcagtctccttgcttttagGCAGGGAGGAATCTTATTCCCTTAACAAGCCAGAGGAAGGGGTGGCAGGAGAGAGTGGGCAACCAGGGAAACCCAGTATTTCTGAGAAACTGCTCAAAGCACTGGTTTCACACTCTTGCTTCAGTATAACCAGATTTGTGATTTGGGTGAAATCAGTTGTGGTAAATGTAGTTTCCACAGGCTGTTTGAGACATAAGCCCCATCAGCGCGTGCAGACCTAAagatggaaaagagtttggcagaaGAAACAAGGTGGGCCCGGAGCCGGTCCGCCTCCTTCTGCCCTCGGGGCTCTCCAGGACCGATGCGcttgcccccagcccccagagggCGCTGTGGACGAGCCGCCGCATCGCCGGCAGCGTCCTGGGGAGGAGCCTCTCCCGCAGCCACCGCCGCCTCCGCGATCGCAAACCCGGAAGACGTGCCCTGGCAGCTGGGAGTGTGCGGCGGCCCGGCACCGCCATGCAGTCCCTGGAAGTAGGTCTGGTTCCCACCCCACAGAGGGAGCCGAGACTGACCCGGTGGCTGCGGAGAGGCAGTGGGATCTTGGCGCACCTGGTTGCTTTGGGCTTCACCATCTTTCTGACTGTGCTGTCCCGGCCAGGAACCAGTGAGTGTGCGAGGCAAGGTGGGGCGGGGCCAGGGAAGGGGGCGGAGCCGAAATGCTGGAGGGGCAGCGCTTGGGAGAGCTGAGACGCGGGGAGTGGGGACCCTAGCAGTGGGTGGGCGGAAGGTGGAGGGGTAGTAAGGGTGTGGTGGGGCGTGGCCCTGGGGGTGGGTCCTGGAAGGGTGGGGCTTTGGGTGCTGCGAGGAGAGGAGACAACTGAAGCGAACTAAACTCCCTAGTTCATGGTAAGCAGAGCTTCTCATGGATGACAGAAGCAAAGGAGGGAGGCCAAGGTCTATTCTCGGACTGGGCTGGCAGCTGCGAGGTGCTGAATGGGGAACCCAGGCCAAACTGGTTATGTTTGTCCTGTTGGTTGCTCACCCTAAGGCACTTTGGCTGCTCCACTTTGCCCGGAATTCCTGATGACCGATTAAGGTTGGAGATACTACTCTCACCTTTCCCCTCTAGCCAGATGCTTTAGGCTCCAGCCAGCCATAGGGGTAGAAACAATGGTGCCCAGCCATCAGTCTGTTCTCTTTGATTCTTAGGTCTTTTCTCCTGGCACCCTGTATTCATGGCCTTGGCGGTGAGTTTGGGCTTCTTTCTGCAGGTGATTTGTTTGAATATGCCCCTAAGGAAGCATCCAGCCTTCAGAAGGCTTAGCctttctgaggctcagagaggtgggggAAAACGCACAGGGCCCCATCTTTCTCTGCAAACTATGAGATCAGGAAACATGGAGGGCTGGGCTGTAGGTAGTCAGCTGGTTTAAGGGGATGGGAGGGCATAGAAGATACCATTTTCTTCTCCACTACGGCCTCAAAGGAGGAAGTAGAAGGGGTGTTATCCAGTTGCTCCCTACCCAAAAGTTCAGGAGGAAATTTAACATTTGCTGTTCCATTGGTAATGGGAAATGAGGGTCATTGTCtgtggaggaggtgaggggaggcaTGATGTCAGCCTAAATGATGAGACTTCCACTCAAGCATGGATTCCCAATTCTGCCCACAAATGATGACCTGTGAGGCGGGTGGTCCTGGTGAGACCCCTTTAGCCCCCACCCTTTGTCCTCCTTGTTTGGATGTATCAGGGTACCTCCTTTTTTTTACGGCTCCACGCTGGGCCTGAGGCTCACTGGCCCTCTCCTGTGTTCACAGTTCTGCCTCTGCATGGCTGAGGCCATCCTACTCTTCTCGCCTGAGCACTCCCCGTTTTTCTTCTGCTCCAGAAAGGCCCGGATCCGACTCCATTGGGCGGGGCAGACCCTAGTCATCCTCTTTgcagccctgggcctgggctTCATCATCTCCAGCAGGACCCGCAGTGAGCTGCCCCACCTGGTGTCCTGGCACAGCTGGGTAGGGGCTCTGACACTGCTGGCCACTAGTGGTCAGGCACTGTGTGGGCTCTGCCTCCTCTGTCCCCGGTCAGCCAGGGTCTCAAGGGTGGCTCGCCTCAAGCTCTACCATCTGACATGCGGACTGGTGATCTACCTGATGGCTACAGTAACAGTGCTCCTGAGCATGCACTCCGTGTGGTTCCAGGCCCAGATCAAAGGTGCAACCTGGTACCTGTGCCTGGCGCTACCCCTGTATCCAGCCCTGGTAATCATGCACCAGATCTCTAGCTCCTACTTgccaaggaagaaaatggaaatgtgaaTTCCTCCAAACTCTGAATCAAAATGGGACACTTGACTTGGACTTCAGTGGTTCCTTTGGTGACTTTCAGGGATCCACTTCAGAAGTGGTAGGGTTTTTGTATTTCTTAGCTGGGCTAGGGGCTGCAGAAACTCAAACCGACGTTGCTGACAGATGACTCAGTGGGCCAAAATGGGGAAACGTATGGGGTGCAAGTGAAAAAGGATGAGGAGCTTCATCCTGAAGCCTCCACTCTAGATGGGAGACAGAAGtgttgggtggtggtggtggtgatggtactGGCAGTCATTTCTTGCTTGCATGCCTGATGAAAAATTGGATTCCTGTAACAAGAATGACAGCTATGGCTCTCTGGGTCACTTTGAGAAAGCAGTGTAATGGAGAGAGCCAGTGGGTCTTGTTTACAGGGTATGGCCCTTGTAGGCTCTTTTGTGCGAACTTATGCGAGTCACATGTctcaggacctcagtttcctcatctgtgtaatgAGTGATTGTTTCTAAACAATCTCTCCTAACATTCAGTGTCTGTCAAGTTGATGTCACAGAACACCCTCCTAGCTCTGAACCATTGGCTGGACCACTCAGCAGACTCAGGGTGTAATTCTTACATTCATTGTCCCCTTACCCCTCTGGAGGGACAGATCTGCTCTCGTGGCCTTTCAGGAATCTGTGCCAATTTGGCCCCtgcagcaggggacacagggtcagGTGCTGTGGGGAGAAGGGGCCCAGGTGAGGATCTCCAGAACATCAAGACAGTAAAGGCACTAGAGTCACTTTAAAACTTTTGGAGGAGCAGAAGGGCATTGGTTCAACCAAGCCTTGGCTCTTGGCTGGGCTTCTTAGCCCAACTAAGAACTTCCTTCAGCTCACCTCAGGATCTGGACTTGAGGGCCACAAGACATCCATTCTCAGTGGCAAAGTAGTCCTGAGCATCTCATGTTTTGCCCTTCTTAGGGCTCCTTGCCTTAGCACATAGCTTCGTGGAGCTATTCCAAAGCTTTTAGAACAAAATAAGAGCTGAGGAAATGGGACAGGGCTCTTCTGATCTAGAGAAAACAAAGTCTTCCTGGTTCCCCGTCTCCCTTCGTCAGCTAAGCTTTCTTCAGGTGTCTTCTCTTTCCAGCTCTTTGGCCCGGGAAGGGGCTGAATTTGGTGCCAGCTGGTAAATGAGGGCTGGGCTCTCTTCCCTGCAGAGACCCCTCCTTGTTCCAAACTGAAAATATCAATAGTTCCCCAGACTGCCCTCGGTAATAAGGGCTAGATGCTAGGTTGGTTAACTGTGGTCTGGCTCCGTTGGGGAGTTGGGACCTCCATAGGCCGTGGCAAAAACTGAAAATGGCTGAGCTAGGAAACTGGTGTTGAGGCAGGTAGAGAAAGCTCAGTGGGAACTCTGGGAGGCTTGGGTTGTAGGGCCTGGAGCTCTAGGTCCCGGGAGCAGGGGAGGTGTTCCTAGATAGCAATGTTTTGGATATCCCAGGTCTTTAGAAGATTCAAGATCTCCTCTCTGGGTGGCTTGGAAGCAAGGAGGTTGGTATGATTCAACAGTACAGGAGTGAGAACTGCAGGGGCAGAAGGGTCCTCTGGGCAGACCCTTGCTGGGATCCTCCTGGGTCAGGTGGCATCTCCTAGGAGCTCTCCTGACCCTGAGCATCTCAAGGGGGGCCCCTGATATGCAGAGGGTGATTGTTCCTGTCCCTTTCAttgctctctctcccctctccaacTCCTCAGTGTGTTCTGAACTTGGGAGAGATGGTTACTGGGGCTGCATGGAGGAGAGTCTCACTTAGGGTCGCTTTGATCAGGGAGTCCATCTCCTCTCGCCCACCACAGGCGGTTCTGGGAGTCTCACTGTGTCTACAGCAGGGTAGGAGGGCTGGATGAGGTTCACCAGCTTGCTCTGGGAGCCAAGCAGGCAACACCATAAAGCCTGAGCCTGCCTGAGGTGTTGTCTCCTCCCAGGTGGTGCGGGGGCTGGTGGGCGGGCAGGCGGGCTGACAGCCGGCAGTTTGCGTGGGCAGTGCCAGCTGATGTCTATTCCCAGCCCCGGGAGGAAGGGGGAAGTCATTTATATTCTGCAGGAGGAAGGGGTCCCAGCTGTCACCTCCCTGACCGGTaggcctggggggcaggggcacaGAGCAGAGAGGGGGGCGCAGGTGGTCTCCTCCTGCTTAGCTGATCTGATTGCAGTATAGGGAGGAGGTCACCAGGAGGAGCCCTTCTTCCAGCTGGCCAGATGGTGGGAGGACTTCACTCCCCGCCTTTCTCCTTCCATCACCACCTGCTCTTTCATCCTGGGGCAGCAGCTGGACAACCATTAGACCTCAGTGCCAGGGCATTCTTCCTCCAGCTGGGATCTCGGTGGTTGATGGCTGCATACGCCTCCTGCTTGTGTGTTTCCTCCTCCCTACACCCTCTATCGCCCCCACCTCCCTGTATCTCCCCACCTGGGATATTATCTGGGCTCCTCGGGAGTGAGGTGGAAGCCTTGGGGGAAAAGCAAATGGCTGCCCTTCTGCCCTTGCCCCCTAACTAGGCAAAGCTGCTAGTAGCCAGcctattttgccttttaaaataaagccaGGGTGTtcaagtttgtgtttttttttaaattccgtgTCATTTGCACAAATTTACATATCAGGCTAAGTCCTGATTCCAAATATGATTACATTCAAACTCAACCTTGAGGACATTAGAAATATGGATGGTTTTTGTTTCCAAATCCAAATGGTAACTGGATTACCATTCTGGGTTCAGATACCACCCCCAAGCCCCCATCTTTCCCATagccaccccttccccaccccagcaccccacccccagctggcgGTGGTGTTGAATGCTATCTCTTGCCAGCCTGTGCCTCCTCTGGCCCCTCCCTCTCACAGGGCAGACTATCCCTGCCCAGTCCCTGACACTGGCCTGTCCCTCCTTTCTCATTGTCCCCACCCTTCCACTGTCGGGCATGGCTGCTAGGGTCTTGTTTTTCAAACCTCACTGTGGGAGATCCAGGCATTCTCCCTGAGCCAGCTGGCTGCTATGCCGAGGCCTGTTCGGAGTTAATAATAATCATTAGCTGAACAGTGCTGGAGCCTTTCAGCTCCAGATCTCTGAGCACTTGCAGGCTGAGTCAGCCAGCCCTCACCTTCCCCCTCTTCCTGggctgcagagggaggaggggtcagGAGTCTCACCTCCCAGCCAAGCCTTGAGGCTTCCTTTCTCTGGGAGTGGGCCCTGAGCATCCTTTGAGTAAGCTAAGGCCTCTTCACCTGACAGAGGTCAAGATGTAGGGAACACAGTGTATACTCTGCTGAcactggtggtggcagtggtggctgTTGACCTTGAACCTCTAGTAGTCCTGCCCTTCCTTCTGTTGACCTGTCTTGGCCTCCAGGGGACACCCCTGACTCCCCCAGCATTTCTGGTGGCCTTCTGCGGGCTCAGGGAGCAGGGAGGCGTCTGGTTTAGTGCTCTCGCTGTTCCTGTGTCTGGTTGGCATAAAGAGCCTATGTATCATGAAACGAAAAGTGCATCGACATGGGAGCTAGGAAACGTGCAGCCTGGGTTCACCCAGCCCCTACCACTGGTGTGGCCACAGGCAAATCACTTACTGCTTGCTTGACCTATCTCACAGGGACATTGTGAGCGCTAGATGACAGAATGCATGTTAACAGGCACTGGGAAGTTCAAAGCATTAAACGGATGGAAACAGGTGGCATTATGTTCTTGTCCTTCTCTCTTTCACTCAGCCCGGCTCTGgattttttgcttcttttagGGAGGCAATAAACAGTTATGGATAACGATGCTCAGGGGACCCAAGTCTCAGAGGGGGTGTGTTGCTGGCCATCCTCAGAAAACACAGACCTATCCTCCCAGATGCAAGGTCAGGAATGCCACCAAGGCCATGACTCTACGGAAGCTTGCCCTGAGTGCTGCCAGCTGGTGTTTTCAAGTCATGGGGCTGATGGCAAATCTGGGAGTCAGTGCAGTTATCCCCCAGTCCAGCCTGAAGTTCCTGGAGTTGGTGTTAGTCTGGAACTCCTGGTCACAAGTCTATCTAAATTTCTCCTACCTAACTCTGCTTTTCTGAGGGAAAGGTGGAGCAGACAAGCCATGAAGGGAGGCGCAACAGCAACGAACACAGCACTGCCACACCAACCCTCAGGTTTCCAGCCGTAGCCACAGGCTGCCTCAGGCCCTTACCCAGGCACGGGGTGGAGGTGAGGAGCTGTGAGACACGGCCCCTGGCTTGTTCACAGGTTTGTTTCTCCTACCTTGTTTCGGGCTCTTGGGGTAGAATCACAGTCCCTTCCTCCTCAAAGGGCTTTATTGGAATTAaaacacagaggcacacacacacctgccatGAAAGCATTTATGTTTAAATTAGGAGAAGGATACTTTCCATTCCATTGGTCTGAGAACAGCCAGCAGTCTGTCTGGAGTGGACACAGAGAGGCAGGCACCACAGTAGCACAGaggcttcagtatttgtttttaaatcatggtgggttatttatttttttctccctatccTGGGATTTAGGAATGAAACACTAGTCAGGCATCGTGGTCATGGCCTCAGCAACTATCAccagcaaaggcacagagaagacACAGCTGAAAGGCAGGAGGACAGTGTCCCAGAACTGCCCTGGAGGGTGGTTTGATGTCCACAGTCTCCAGCACTAGGCTAAGCTTAAAGCAGACAGAGTCCCTCCATTCCCTCCAGTGAGACCACTGTCACCatacccacccacccagccacccaGAAGGCTTGACTAAGTTACCAATGTGCAGGGAATAAGTCCCAATTTTTAATCTACCTGTTATCATCAGAATTCcccagattttttaaaacctctGTTGAAAGCAGATTAAATAGCTACTTCAGGCTATTATTCTCTGGTACCAGAGGATTCAACTCTTTGTCTCACTGAGTATACATGGGGGGCCCCTGCCCCCCCTCCCTTTAAAGCAGGTTCCCACTTGATCTCACAGTGCTTTCTAAGGATGGCCAGGGCTGAGCTAGGCCTTTCTGCTTAGGTCCACACCCAAAGCAAACTATGGCCAAGTGAAGGAGCAGTGGGAGGTGAAGGGAAAACAAAGTTCTATCCAGCTACAGTGCTCCCCGACCTGCGTGCATGTTTGTATGCGTGTGCAtacaactccccccccccccgccccaactttGGTGTCAGTGACTCTCACCTTAGGTATGCCATTGCTGTAGGGCACCTAAAGGTTCCTGCAGGGCCCATGTCCTAAAAACTGGTTCTCTCCACGCCGTCTGTGATTCTGGGACCGTAATCAGGCCGCTGTCGACTAGAAGGCCTCGGGGCAGGCCTAAGTATCTTTACCACTTCATGTTTTCCACACAACAGTATAGAAGCCTGATGAAGGGTCTTGCCATAGCAGTCGCTTCAGCTTTCCTCTCTTAAGCCCCAGGAGAGGACGCATCCAGCAGAGGCTCACTGTAGCCAGACCAGAAAAGCTAACCATACTACTGCATGGGCCTTTGCCTTTTCTGCAGTGTAGGTGGGGAAAGTGAAGCTTCACCAGTGGTTGCCCAGGAGACAAGATAAGGGGTACAAGAGCTACAACTGCAGAAAGGGAAGGAGTTGAGAGATCAGATGGAAGAGAGATAGGCTGGCCAATCCACTGAACTCTTATTTTCTGTTCTAAAAGGTAACCGTCACAATAACCTTCTCCATTCTCCTGCAGTGGCACCTAAGAGCTGAAGAACTGCAAGACGTGGCAGACAAAATTGCACATCTTGGCCAGAATCTATGGAACTTCTTGGGAGGTTAGGgagtgggggagaaggggagggttgAAGAGATGCAGCTGTGGATTCTTTGGGATGATGGAGAAAGGAGTATCAAAACTTTCCAGGTACAGAGACAGGGCTTGGCACAGGCCAAAATAGAGGGGGAGAACTCTCAGTAGTTCTCCAGACCTATTCTCTTTATCAGCTCATCCTCTTGATTAAACTCAGCTATACCAAAAAGTGCTTTGAAGAATACTATATAAATGTAGACTCTGCGGGTGCTCTGGTGTTCACATCTATCATTTCATTGACTGCCAAGTTTGATTTGTCTGGTGTGGCTGGCTGTGAGGTGTCTCCATCCCTCACCACTTTAGTTGTTCCtcatgaagagaaaaaaacaacttttcagATAGAGGGAAACTGCCCTTTCGTCAAGATTTTATCAATGTAAGAAATTAGGTAATTATTCAAATTGGGattcttttatgttttggctgTACTTctcaacttgtgggatcttagttcccctaccagggactgaactggggcccctggcagtgaaagctccaagtcctaatcactggaccaccagggaattccccaaattctgattcctttaatttcttttttccttatactgcttcctcttcccttttgGAATCTACCATGACAGTCCCCTTCCAGAAGTACTAAGAGACTAGCCAAAGAAACTGCATGTTCAGAGTTAGTAGAATCCAGTCCAATTTCTGGTAGGTTGTCTTCTGTACCAAGAAAGTGGGCCTGCATTTCTGTGTTCTATGCAATGCCTACTACACATTACACTGTCAATGAATATTAACCTGCCCATTAGATTAATATACTTTAAGCCAAACTATGATGGTTACCATCCACAACATGAACATACACTGGTAATAACCAAAATACTGTGAAATCGAGCTACTCTCTGTCATTTCTTTTAACCCAGCCCAACCATTTTTCCACGGTATAGTTTGTAGGCTTGATCCAGACTTTTAAGAGAATCCTTCAGGGAGGCAACCCTGCTCCCCAGGGATCCAGAAAGCCTTCATTATCTACAGGCTCTAGCCCCAAGTCAAGGAATCTCTAAACTCTCTCCTGCTAAAGCATCGGTGACATTTCTTTTGAGAATACCTATCAGGCTGGCAAACTATGGTCCACTGGCCAAAACCAACCTGCTGCCTGATTTAGTGTGGTCTGTGAGTTAagagtttttgcatttttaaatggttgaaaaaactCAAATACATGTTACAATGATATGAAAATCACATTTcaatgtccataaataaagtgtAACTGGAACAGAGCCATGGTCATTCATTTGTGTACTGTCTATGGCTGCCTTCCTGCCACAACAACACAGCTGAGTAGCTGTAACAGAGACTATATCGAGCTGCAAATCCTAACATGTTTCctgtctggctctttacagaagaGGTTTGCAGACCCCTGGTCTATATTAATGCCTAGATGTGGATTCTGCCCATGCCCTTATAAGATCATTTAACTATTCTCCCCCTAGACAGGCCACACCCTTCTGAGGTACAATGAACCCCACCCACAGgctgaaaagataaataaaccagtcacagacTATGTCAGAACAGAGACTCAAGCCAGGTTTAATGATCATTGTCTAGTTTTCAGAGCCCAGAGGCTTTGAAAGTTTTGCCAGCCTGGGAGTACATAAGTGGAAGGACTAGGATCCTGGACACAGGGAGGCCTGCTTGCTTCACCAGCAGGGCTACAAGGAAGTACAGAGGTAAGGACACACGGAAAACTGCAATCAGCCGGCTCTACTCTCCCCAGGTGGGGTATACCTGCTCCTGGCTCCTTCCTAGGAGCTTCATAAAtacaggcaaagaaaaaaaaatcacaaataatcaCACAGACAGACTGTAGAGCCCTGTCATACTCTGTCTCCAGGGACACCTGCTTCCTGGGAGACATGCCTGgtttatgggggtgggggtgatcgCGCCACCTTTTCCTATAACCAGACTTGGCGGTTTCCTACGCAGGGTTCTAGTGAGCTTACAAGTGCTGAGTACCCGGTCCCCCAAGTAGAAAGCTACCTTTGGGTTCTATCAACCGAAACCACAGGATGAGGCTAATCAGTTCAGTCTCTTGGTGGGGCAGTCAGGCACATCTACCAGTCTCTCAAACTGGTAGGTACTGGCCAACATAGTGGATATGGTAGGGAGACTTAGATCCTCAAGGCCTTTTATCAATATTATGCCCTAAACTGGGTAGGACGTATGAAGAAAATGGCCCTCCTAGTCCTCAGGAACTCACCTAGAATGCCCCAGAAGACCTACTTCATTTGATATTCACTTTAAAGATTTTCAGAGTCCTATAGATGGTGCCTAGAGCGGAAGCTGCAGCATGGAGGTGAGATTTTCCCATCCCCTGACAGACAAGTCTGAGGAGGGAGTCCTGGTTCCTACAGCTTCAGTATCAGAATCTTCAAAAGTCTCCGGAATGTAACCAGACGACGTTTCCCTCCTGCGCCTGTCTTACCAGGGCAGTTAACATAGGAAGAGCAACTTACAGCTGCTTGGTCCCCTGCCAGTGTTCTGGGCCTGTCACTGACCTAgttctatatttatttctcacatacaTCATCTTTAATCCAAGGA
Encoded proteins:
- the ATXN7L2 gene encoding ataxin-7-like protein 2 isoform X4 — translated: MSSLPKPDGHGIRVAPPSAFLSQPGGLNKDSPGKNPMASPSKELPGREGIEITPIEGPSQRAEGSPSEKEPGGARLPPKTHRKMARKECDLNRQCGVINPETKKICTRLLTCKIHSVHQRREVQGRAKDFDVLVAELKANSRKGESPKEKSPGRKEAALERPSQEPPSSAQVVAAAAAPSSPFSARAKQTYSYCALPRSRASSESELDDEGPCGGDGDPGLFPFPLPRGGAQASSEESEEEGTSDDLHLPTDCHYATRPPRPQAFCTFGSRLVSPGCYVFSRRLDRFCSALSSMLERHLSSHMWKKIPPAAEPPSHLVGSPPPAPLSPSSTGSCPRLPGHPPRPACPASTPPAKDSLVPSYPAGSPSVAAACSQAECMGGSQAITSPLPANTPSPSFSKLPPSKASKSSKGKDGLEVEAPSRKRKLSPGPTTFKRTCILEPTGKGKPSGCRGLSAKTKTALGMGLNGTVGPRVKRAGPLDCRGSPHQPPTPVKASQLDSQGAAGHSAKALPTACLSEEEAAKKRKNLATYCRPVKAKHCQAGAPADAACSVRRKKPGPALAFEETCSTLKVPAQLPEEQGQGRGRMDEAGVHSRNLTKRVKSPLTRKCLPTAMEPPAPPPLQIRAPGCCRFL